The Methanohalophilus portucalensis genome window below encodes:
- the corA gene encoding magnesium/cobalt transporter CorA, which produces MRDYNSELSIKAGMDPGTLIHVGDKKVKQPKLTLIEYDEKYLEVHVNPVIDIIKNLKVAEDRKIWINVDGLHQTELIESLGQVFGVHPLVLEDILDTTQRPKTESYDDYIYITIRTMFYERLENAVDSDQISIILGNNFILSFQEMETDLFKKIRQRMERPAGNIRKKGVDYLTYSLIDSIVDNYYLLLEDIGEEIERLEDELIKEPAPATLQSIHELKREMIILRRSLWPLREIIASLQRDESGLIRESTGIYLRDLYDHSIQVIETVETYREMLSGMLDLYISTVSNRMNEVMKVLTIIATIFIPLTFIAGIYGMNFEYMPELKWEWGYPAVMIFMATISVIMLYYFKKKTWL; this is translated from the coding sequence GTGAGAGATTACAATTCTGAATTGTCCATAAAGGCAGGAATGGACCCCGGCACATTGATCCATGTTGGGGACAAAAAGGTAAAACAACCTAAACTGACATTGATAGAGTACGATGAAAAATATCTGGAAGTACATGTTAATCCTGTCATCGACATAATTAAAAATCTTAAAGTTGCAGAAGACAGGAAAATATGGATCAATGTAGATGGTCTGCACCAAACAGAACTAATTGAAAGTCTTGGACAGGTATTTGGGGTTCATCCTCTTGTGCTGGAAGATATCCTGGATACCACCCAGCGGCCCAAAACTGAATCCTATGACGATTATATCTATATTACGATTCGAACTATGTTTTACGAACGTCTGGAAAACGCAGTAGATTCAGACCAGATAAGCATAATACTGGGAAATAATTTCATACTTTCATTTCAGGAAATGGAGACTGATCTATTCAAGAAGATCAGACAGAGAATGGAAAGACCTGCAGGCAACATTCGCAAAAAGGGAGTAGACTATCTTACCTATTCCCTCATAGATTCGATTGTGGATAATTATTACCTGCTGCTGGAAGATATCGGAGAAGAAATTGAGAGGCTGGAAGATGAATTGATAAAAGAGCCAGCTCCTGCAACCTTACAAAGCATCCATGAGCTAAAAAGGGAAATGATCATTTTACGCAGGTCCCTCTGGCCACTCAGGGAAATAATTGCATCCCTTCAACGTGATGAATCCGGTTTGATCAGGGAAAGTACTGGCATATATTTGCGTGATCTTTATGACCACTCAATCCAGGTCATCGAAACCGTGGAAACTTACAGGGAAATGTTATCCGGCATGCTGGACCTTTATATTTCAACGGTCAGTAACCGGATGAATGAAGTGATGAAAGTACTGACAATAATTGCTACCATCTTTATTCCTCTTACTTTTATTGCAGGTATCTATGGAATGAACTTCGAGTACATGCCCGAATTGAAATGGGAATGGGGTTATCCTGCAGTTATGATCTTTATGGCTACTATATCTGTAATTATGCTGTATTATTTCAAAAAAAAGACCTGGCTATAA
- a CDS encoding ATP-binding protein, translating to MIVLLGATLATTSTVTDQEKELAYDKSIKTAETYASQFNTDMQSSMSIARTLASSLEKYDTRNRTEANAMLEQILRDNPDLIGSYVCFEPNAFDGVDATYINTTGHDETGRFIPYWNTIGGEVKLDPLVDYQTSSYYQLPKRLKKDVVTEPYLYEGALIVSFVSPIMKEENFQGIVGVDVSLNYIDDIVSDIEIFDTGYASVVSRTGILMSHPTEKEWIGHKSLNSFDIPNIQKLKVDVYNGRSGYIETLDPITGKEVTIFYEPVETGKFSFLLIVPKEEMLAGVTTLQKQLAGISFVAICFMGGGALLIARSITKPIKRIVGNFNKISDEAIKGKLDTRANTDVDIDFRKIPEGLNSILEALEESNASIQEMKTVIDSSPAIVFKWKATPNWPVELVSNNINLLGYSPEEFDSGHLWYGDIVHPEDLDRVQKNLDKQMAEGQNDFTQEYRIITKSGDIKWVDERTLIKRDKKGNITYLQGIILDITEKKEAEKAIIEAKMIAEAANQTKSQFLANMSHELRTPLNSIIGFSDVLLEGAFGKLNEKQKKYAHNINNSGEHLLEIINDILDLSKIEAGKMELKPEHFGLEAIIVELKNSLEPLVKKKQLILDVDTNQEYPVYADKLKIKQVLYNILSNAIKFTPEKGKIAIEINYGDQEITISVSDSGIGIPSEEQDKLFKPFRQLDSNSNRKYQGTGLGLALVRNIIDMHGGQIWVESEAGKGSTFIFTLPRQNGF from the coding sequence ATAATTGTTTTACTTGGTGCCACGCTGGCTACCACTTCCACTGTTACGGATCAGGAAAAGGAACTTGCATACGACAAATCGATCAAGACTGCAGAAACTTATGCCAGTCAGTTTAATACGGATATGCAGTCAAGTATGTCCATTGCGCGTACCCTTGCGAGTAGCCTGGAAAAATACGATACAAGAAATCGGACTGAAGCCAATGCTATGCTGGAACAAATACTGCGGGATAACCCAGATTTAATAGGTAGCTACGTCTGTTTTGAACCAAATGCCTTTGATGGGGTGGATGCAACATATATAAACACAACCGGCCACGATGAAACCGGTCGCTTCATTCCGTACTGGAATACAATTGGGGGTGAGGTGAAACTTGATCCACTTGTAGATTATCAAACTTCCTCATACTATCAGTTGCCCAAAAGACTAAAAAAAGACGTAGTTACGGAACCCTATCTATATGAAGGGGCATTGATTGTAAGTTTTGTCTCGCCAATAATGAAAGAAGAAAACTTTCAGGGAATCGTTGGTGTGGATGTTTCTTTAAATTATATTGATGATATTGTCAGTGATATAGAAATATTCGATACAGGTTATGCTTCCGTGGTGAGCAGGACAGGAATCCTGATGTCCCATCCCACCGAAAAGGAATGGATTGGCCACAAATCATTGAACTCATTTGACATACCAAACATACAGAAATTGAAAGTGGATGTATATAACGGAAGAAGCGGTTATATTGAAACTCTTGATCCTATTACCGGAAAAGAAGTAACTATTTTCTATGAACCTGTAGAAACAGGCAAATTCTCATTTTTGCTGATAGTCCCTAAAGAAGAAATGCTAGCGGGAGTAACTACTCTCCAAAAACAACTTGCAGGCATTTCCTTTGTAGCAATCTGTTTTATGGGGGGTGGTGCATTATTAATAGCCCGCTCCATAACAAAGCCAATAAAGCGAATTGTTGGCAATTTCAATAAGATATCTGATGAAGCAATTAAAGGGAAACTGGACACACGGGCAAATACTGATGTAGATATTGATTTCCGGAAAATTCCGGAAGGTTTAAACAGTATACTTGAGGCCCTTGAGGAATCAAATGCTTCGATCCAGGAAATGAAGACAGTTATAGACAGCAGCCCGGCTATTGTTTTCAAATGGAAAGCTACACCCAACTGGCCGGTAGAGCTTGTATCCAATAATATCAATTTGCTGGGATATTCACCAGAAGAATTTGATTCAGGGCATTTGTGGTATGGTGACATAGTACATCCGGAAGACCTCGATAGGGTTCAGAAAAATCTGGATAAACAGATGGCAGAAGGACAGAATGATTTCACACAGGAGTACAGGATAATCACCAAATCCGGGGATATCAAGTGGGTTGATGAAAGGACACTCATTAAGAGAGATAAAAAAGGTAACATAACATATCTGCAGGGAATCATTCTTGACATCACTGAAAAGAAGGAAGCTGAAAAAGCAATTATTGAAGCAAAAATGATTGCAGAGGCGGCAAACCAGACTAAAAGCCAGTTTCTGGCGAATATGAGCCATGAATTGCGCACACCCTTAAATTCTATAATTGGTTTTTCAGATGTGCTATTAGAGGGTGCTTTCGGAAAATTAAATGAAAAACAAAAGAAATATGCTCATAACATAAACAATAGTGGGGAACATCTTCTTGAAATCATCAATGATATACTGGACCTTTCCAAAATTGAAGCTGGAAAAATGGAATTAAAACCTGAACACTTCGGCCTCGAAGCAATAATTGTCGAATTAAAAAATTCACTGGAACCTCTGGTCAAGAAGAAACAACTAATTTTGGATGTAGATACCAATCAGGAATATCCTGTTTATGCGGATAAGTTGAAGATCAAACAGGTACTGTATAATATACTTAGTAATGCCATCAAATTTACGCCTGAAAAAGGAAAGATTGCAATTGAAATTAATTACGGAGATCAAGAAATCACGATTAGTGTGTCTGATAGCGGGATTGGTATTCCTTCCGAAGAACAGGACAAACTTTTCAAACCCTTCAGACAACTTGATTCAAATTCCAACCGGAAATATCAGGGTACGGGTCTGGGATTGGCTCTGGTAAGGAATATTATAGATATGCACGGTGGTCAGATATGGGTTGAAAGTGAAGCCGGGAAGGGAAGCACCTTCATATTCACCCTTCCCCGACAAAATGGGTTTTAA
- the trpD gene encoding anthranilate phosphoribosyltransferase, producing the protein MQRCLQKIVNGEDLNATEAKKTLKYILQEATDAQIGAFLGALTIKGESVEEISGFVEGMLDEAVIIKPAIAGPLVDIVGTGGDRHNTINISTSAAIIAAAADVPIAKHGNRAVTSLSGSADVLESLGIDLNCSPAEVKRCMESVGIGFLFAPYFHPAMKRVAPIRKELGFRSIFNLLGPLSNPTLASRQVVGVYDKALCKPFAQVLRKLGKERVLVVHGDGMDEISTLSETYVAELKDGLITTYEIKPEDLGFKRASAPDVVGGTPEENATDIHYILQGEKGPKRDIVVANAAAAIYVADKAPSLNEAARIAEKVIDNGKALEKLEELAQFTNSRGSNATCHKGENLRNEVCG; encoded by the coding sequence ATGCAACGGTGCCTGCAAAAAATAGTAAACGGAGAAGACCTGAATGCTACTGAAGCAAAGAAAACTCTGAAATATATCCTACAGGAGGCAACAGATGCCCAGATAGGAGCTTTTCTTGGAGCTTTGACTATAAAAGGGGAAAGTGTGGAAGAAATAAGTGGTTTTGTAGAAGGAATGCTTGATGAAGCTGTCATAATAAAACCAGCAATTGCCGGACCACTTGTAGATATTGTTGGGACGGGCGGAGACCGCCATAACACAATCAATATTTCCACCTCAGCAGCCATTATAGCTGCAGCTGCAGATGTACCAATCGCAAAACATGGGAATCGTGCCGTGACGTCTCTTTCGGGAAGTGCCGATGTGCTTGAATCTCTCGGTATTGACCTGAACTGTTCTCCGGCAGAAGTGAAAAGATGTATGGAGTCCGTAGGAATCGGTTTTCTCTTTGCGCCATATTTCCATCCTGCCATGAAGAGGGTTGCTCCAATCAGGAAAGAACTCGGATTCCGGTCAATCTTTAATCTCCTGGGCCCGCTTTCAAATCCGACACTTGCTTCCAGACAGGTTGTGGGAGTATACGATAAAGCCCTCTGCAAACCCTTTGCGCAGGTCCTCAGGAAACTTGGAAAAGAAAGAGTACTGGTGGTCCATGGTGATGGCATGGATGAAATATCCACCCTCTCGGAAACATACGTAGCAGAACTAAAGGACGGATTAATCACTACCTACGAGATTAAACCTGAAGATCTTGGTTTTAAAAGAGCATCTGCACCTGATGTTGTCGGCGGGACTCCAGAAGAAAATGCAACGGACATACATTATATCCTGCAGGGTGAAAAGGGACCCAAAAGGGATATAGTGGTGGCTAACGCTGCCGCTGCTATCTATGTTGCAGATAAGGCCCCGTCTCTCAATGAAGCCGCAAGAATTGCTGAAAAGGTAATCGACAATGGCAAAGCTCTTGAAAAGCTAGAAGAACTTGCACAATTCACAAATTCCAGGGGATCAAATGCAACCTGCCACAAGGGTGAAAATCTGCGGAATGAAGTCTGTGGATGA
- a CDS encoding phosphoribosylanthranilate isomerase, translating to MQPATRVKICGMKSVDDIGIAVNCGADAVGFITEVPVDTPRNLDMKLSIELIKATPPFVTTVMVIMPESITHARKLVSNARPDMVQVHSTADRGLLTALQSMHVRIIQKFSISDETKIQETIKIINDLAECNLIDAVILDTACSGGGGGSGLTHDWKISSEVAKNIPVPLIVAGGLNPKNVGECVDIVSPYGVDVSSGVELNGKKDLNLVCDFIESVRCSN from the coding sequence ATGCAACCTGCCACAAGGGTGAAAATCTGCGGAATGAAGTCTGTGGATGATATAGGTATTGCAGTAAATTGTGGTGCTGATGCGGTAGGTTTTATAACAGAAGTGCCGGTGGATACGCCTCGCAATCTGGATATGAAATTAAGCATTGAGCTTATAAAAGCCACTCCTCCTTTTGTCACTACGGTGATGGTAATAATGCCAGAGTCGATCACACATGCCAGGAAACTTGTAAGCAATGCTAGACCGGACATGGTGCAGGTACATTCCACTGCTGACAGAGGATTACTCACTGCACTGCAGTCAATGCATGTCAGGATAATCCAGAAATTTTCGATTTCTGATGAAACAAAGATACAGGAAACGATTAAAATCATCAATGATCTCGCAGAATGTAACCTGATTGATGCAGTAATTCTGGATACTGCCTGTAGCGGTGGCGGCGGAGGCAGTGGTCTGACCCATGACTGGAAGATAAGCAGTGAAGTTGCAAAAAACATCCCTGTCCCTTTGATTGTGGCAGGAGGCCTAAACCCAAAGAATGTAGGCGAATGTGTGGATATCGTATCCCCATATGGAGTGGATGTTTCCTCCGGGGTTGAATTGAATGGTAAAAAAGATTTGAATCTTGTTTGTGATTTTATAGAATCTGTGAGGTGTAGTAATTGA